GGATAGGACTCCACAAGTTAGCAGACACTTGGCccatttgtgttttcttctttcaagtaCTCCCTGTGGCTCCTCTGAAGCAAAGCATCGGGAGCAGAAAAGGGGCAATTTCAGCTTTTGGAGGCCTGCCTGGCAGACTGTGCCTGAAAATCCTTAAGCACCACAATGACTGTCAGAGACACCCAGGTGTGCCTGCTCTGCAGCTCTCCTGCTTTGGCCATTTCTGAGAGAGTGCCTATAAAGCCTTCCTTTCACATATGTGGCCACTCTGGGCTGctttagaaataacaaaatggGCCACAGTGTCCAGAACCAAGACCACATTTCCAATAATGGCAAGGTGACAAGAATAACTGCCTTAGGTACTGcccagggaaagaaagaagaattactAGAGAAGCAAATCACTACTAGGTCAGAAATCTACAATCTAGAGGGCTGCTCAGCAGATACAAGTTGGACATCTGTATTGTGGCCTCATTTTGAACTAATACCCTTGATACTGAAGAAAAGCCCAAGCCCAATGATGGAGAGTGGATCTATCCCACCAGAAAGGAGAGACTCCATCCCAGGCTGGCCAGAGGGAGAGAAATTTTTCATGGAGACTCTCTGCAAAGGTGTAGAGGTTGTAATCTGTGAGTGGAAGGAATGTCTACCCCAATGAAGTTATGGATCTTTGTAGTAAAATGATaggatggaagggaagaaggaaaaaaagtcaatgaaaatgaaGACCTTTCAAACCCATTCCTTCCACAAAGTCTTTTGCCTGGGGTTCCAAAACCCTTAGTGAAGTTCCTTTCCAAAATTCCCAGGAGGCACCATCCCGTCTGAGTCAAAACAGAACTGACAACCAAAAGAAAGCACCAGTTACTCACCCACAGTTGTTGACAGCCATCAGGTTGGAGATTAGTACAAAGGGATAGGTCAGCATACTGGCAAAGAACTAGAACCAAACAGGAAGAAGATGGCAAAGCTTTCAGGACAATCATCTCTTCTGCTAGCTCTCTTACAAATGGCCCAGGAGCTACTATTTGCACTTGGAGTAAACCAGAAGAAATGATCAAATATTCTCTTTGAGCATGGGGATGGGGAATATAGCACCTCCCCCTGAGCACTCCACAGTTTTCAAATTCTAGCCACCTCACCCAgagatcttatttttattttattgtgagaTCAacagttccaaaaaaaaaagaaaaacattttgtaataCATAGAGTAAAACCacatacaaaacaaaaatttcagagTCTTTTGGTTGAATACATGACTGGTTATCTTTTTCCAGGTCAAAAGGTTCCTGGTTTTACTAGGTAATATTTTAAAGGTACCACACAGATCAAGATAATTAAATTTCTTTAGcactgaaaaatcaagaaacttgCTCCTTCAGGTCAGAGGGTCATAGTTCTAACACTAGACTAACAAAAATAGGGCAGgcttatttttttagaaatggtGCAGATTCAATAAGGAGAGCTAAGAAATCTAGGTGCCACTGTTCACCCACAAAACTTCAATAACTTGGGAGGAAATGTCTTAATAGACATGTGGTGCATGACTTCAAATACTCTCAACATAGAAtggataataaaaacaaaagtttttttctagGCTAATGAGAGAAAGATGAACAAACTTACTCCAGTGACAGCCTGGGAATAACTCTTCATTTCATTCATAGTGGAAACCTAAAGAATGGGAAAACCTTtagaacaaatgagaaaattctgcTGCTGTTAACAGCTAAGACTATCAATAATAGATCCCAATCCTATTAACTGTTAATTTCTTTGTAAAGTCTCTCAACTAAatctaagattaaaaaatattaccCAATGTAACCAAATATGATTATTCAGATCTATGTGAAAGAGTACAAATACACATTCAGATCAAAGTACAGAAGAATGAGGACATATTTTTGAAAGACTGGTTAACCTTTACCTAGAAGCATCTAGGtgatggtgaatagagcactgggcttggagtctagaagacctgagtgcaaatccagcctaaCAGTAGCTGGCTTTTCCTTGAGCAGATCCcttaactatttgcctcagtttctttttctttttttaggtttttgcaaggcaaatggggttaagtggcttgcccaaggccacactgctaggtaattattaaatgtttgagaccagatttgaacccaggtactcctgactccagggctggtgctttatccactgcgccacctagccgcccctaccttagtttcttcatgtataaaatgagctggagaaggaaatggctaaacacctcagtatctttgccaagaaaactccaaattgggtcatgaagagtcagacaggccCATAACAGTATCATGTCACAGAAGGGCACTTTAAAGACTcattaaaaacattctgaaaaggggtccatGTGTTTCACTACCAAAGGAGGCTGCAACACAAAAAGGTTCAGAACCTCTCTCATGTAGAAGTTTTACAAGAAGTCAAGGAAGTGTGGGATTCTTCAGGACTTCCAAACAAGTAGTTATGACAGATGAAGGTAAAGAGTTGGGCTCATGAAAACTCCTTATGATTCTCCATTTCTCCTTGGACTCTAGGCTTCCCCAATAATGATATTTCCTAATGGTTTCTGAGGCAGCTGGCTGGCATGGTGTACTGAATGTTTTAacaggagttaggaagaccctaGACATTTATGAgtcagctctgtgaccttggccaagtcacttaatctcttctggtcccagtttcctcagatataaaatgagattatatttataaagtgctttaaaaactaaaaggtactatataaattctagttctTATTTCATAATCCTGAACCAATGCTACAGCATATCAAATTCTTGGAAATCCATAGGTCAAGAGTGTTAAGTTTCTCCATGACTTCATGTGCTAGAGATCTCAGGGCAGGAAGGGCATCATTATAATTCTCTTTCACTAAATTAGCCATTATCCATACCTAAAATCTGGGACAAGTAATAGGTAATGCAGGTCACACACAACCTACCCCACTCTCCAGTGCATAGGTATTGACGAGGTAGGCCAATGAATTACAAAGCCACAAGGAAATGATATCCCCCAGGAGACGAGGAATAAGACCcctgccagaaaaaaaaagataaatgtaaagaataaagaccaaggactgaaAAAAATCTACTGAGTAATCACACTTTTagataagattttgaatttttctaaattatatccaaaaaaatcaaataagaaaatttaaaaatttagactCAAAGACTAGAATACAATCACAAATTGAGCATAGCTTCACCTAATTCACCCTTTAAGAAAAAACCAAATATGGAAAGCTGATTTCTGAAGCTCTtaattcccttaaaaaaaaatcataggggAAATAGACTCCTCATAATCTGTTGGTctatcatatttttttattttttggcaaggcaatggggttaagtgacttgcccaaggccacacagctaggtaattattaagtgtctgaggccagatttgaactcaggtcctcctgactccactgcgccacctagccatcctgggCTATCatttattacaattttttaaGGTCAAAAAAATGATTAGCTATGGTTTCTGCTCATAAATGCAAAATTAAACATGCAAAGCatagctaggtggagtagtggagcactggctctggagtcaggaggacctgagttcaaatccaaccccagacacttaatagttatctgtatgaccttgggcaaagtcacttaaccacataccttgcaaaaaaaaaaaaaaaccaaaacacaacAGGCCCAAACCAAAAAATCTCCCCCCTCCAAAtcaaatatgcaaaagaaaaatcaCGATGAAAAATAACATGATCTTTTCAAATGACACCACAAGGGCACTACATGAGTTTAAGAATGTCTTCCTTTAGAAGGCTTTTAAGAAGGAAAATGGTAAATTTTCCAGAAAGGATTtaagagttgggtaaaatagacCTTTAGAATTTTCCACTTGCTCTGGATGAATAAAAACAGATGCTGCTAATAAAGGTCAATTTCCTTTAACTTCTTACCTGTAGGTCCATTAGGGGCATGTTGATAATTACAATGAGATTACTTTAATGTGTATTTGTCCAGAATAAAAGGATTAATTTTGGGTGAAAAAGTCAAAGGGAATTTGAATGGAAGTGCTGCTTGAAATTATTTGATTCTTGAGTGTAGGCAGAATGAGGGTTAACTTTTCGGAAATGGGTAGGTTTGTTTTGCATCTTGTGCAGGTTTGCTACAAggatattctttctcttttcccttccaattttttttgggggggggtctagaAAGGAACTATAAATAGTATCAAAAAAACCACAGAAGAGAGGTGATTGAAACATTTAAAATGCACAGAAgtttaaaaggaaacaaatgaggacagctttgaaagcaatgatgaatttgtattttttgttttaggtttttatttttttgtgctaggcaatggggttaagtgccttgcccaaggccacacagctaggtaattattaagtgtctgagaccggacctgaacccaggaactcctgaatccagggctggtgctttatccactgtgccacctagctgccccatgaatttgtattttttttttaaaaaaaagcaagctaGAGATTCTCATTGTTTTAAGTACAATCTTCATTTTATTTGGAGGATATCCCATTAACAGGCTAAAGAGAAATCCTTTCTCTAATAGCTTCCTTTGAAGATTACCCACTCAAACTAAATTACTTAAGCAAAATAACTGCAATCAACTCACGCAAAGAATCCTAGGAAGCCCTCCTCTCGATAAATGGTTACTATGGAGTCACATAGTCCACTGGATGAggtaaagagaaaaagcaaaatattggttATTTTGGAGATATGGGAAAAAAGCAACTTAATTACTGATTCTAATGAAGCTCCCCATACACCTCCTCATTTCCTAGGCCTTTTAAGTTAACTCCTTAAAAACCCTGGCTTCTTTCGGCATGTCCACACAGAAAACGGGGCTGACTGCAAGCATAAGCAGCAGTAAAGGCAGCCTCACCTTCCCATAATATGCTCACTCactatttattaagagcttaccaTGTATTGGACTTGGTTGTGGGGCATACAAAAGAAGGCAGCTCCTGGACAAATGTCTATGTGGAGTCTGTTCTAAGAATCAAAATCTTTTCTCAGTCTTGCCTCAGGAAGGTGAGCTATGAGGCACTTACCAATATTTGGTCTCTCTGCCAATGAATTGTACCATAGACCTCAGAGTGATCACTGCaggacagagaaaagaaaggcaTTGGTGGCACTAACTCTGAGAACCACCTTATTCCACTCAGAGACACTGAGCTGTCTGGATAACTTGAGGTAAAAAGAAAAGCACACAACACATATATTGCCCCCTCCAAACTAAAATACTAATAAATCCCTTTATGTTTCCACAGTAGCCTTCCTGTGAGGCCAAGAGGacaaaaagaattagaacaggTATATCAAACACACACCTTCCCCACATCCGAAGGTTTTGGTTATCATGTCAAGCCAAGATACATACCATGGAAGGGATGCGTGACAAGGGTAGCAGCAGAACGAGCCAACATCTCCCGAGTAGTCTAGAAACAAATGACACATATTTCTGAAACCTAAATTTTGCATTCAAAAGTTATGAGATCAGATGTGGGTGAATACTGTACGATATGAAACGGCTCCAGCCTGGGAGGCAGGAACAGTAGCATGAAGAGGAGACAATAAAACACTTTTGTCATTCTAGCATACCTTTCACTCATGGATTTCAACGTTCTTTTTTAGTTATTCCTCAAATTATCTCTGCGAGGCCGGTTCCCGttattttctcaatttatagatgagaaaaacaaaagcaaaaaaacaggGAGGGTCACCAGCAGGTAGTCacagagctggaagaaaaactAAGAATCTTGAATTCAGAGTGGAAGATCCTGTTCTCCATCAATCCAAGTCCCTCTACCACAAAGGTATTATTTTAATGAGCTTCTCTGGAAAGAGATGCAATAACTTTTAATAGTTACTGAGTTTATAGTTGTCATTTTTCTCTACCATGTGGTGGtagcaaagaaggaaaaatataattcctAGGTAAAAATTCTCAGGTTTGAAGTATgctaagtttaaatttttttgcacagATATATGTCCTTGAAGTTAATAAGACAATCACTGTGGGAGTCACTGTCATCTAGATGGAAGAACTTTTGGACCAACCAAATATGTGTGAATTCATCAGAATAAGATTATACAGTATAAAATGGGTCAAAGGTAAGTTAAAATCTAATaaactccaaaactccaaaaCCTTAAACTTCAAATGCTGAATGATGGTAAGATGCCAAATGGCTGGTAAGATGCCAAAACCTAacttgtattgttttttttttttgcaaggcaaacggggttgaatggcttgcccaaggccacccagctaggtaactattaagtgtctcaggctggatttggacttaggtattcctgactccagggcaggtgcactctatccactgtgccacctagccaccctaaccTAACTTTAAACAATATCTAATATCCATAACAAAAGGATGAAACTCTTTTGGGAGTATAAATAGGCAAAACAGAAATTTATCTTTTTGGGGAAGAAGGGATGGAGCATGAACAATAGGGAGATTTCAAACTTGTTAACTGTTACAAAAGAATTCCTAGGGCTATGAAAGTTAGCATGCCTCGGATCTCATGAAATATTTAACCTTTTCTTGAAGATTTTCAGTTCTCTCAGGACAATTTCAGTAGCAACATAATTCCAATATTTCAGACAAAGGAGTCTCTTTACAGTcaattttgtttgaaaaaaacCCCTTTTTCCTAAAGTAAGAAGTACTTTCCTGGTTCTTTATAGTTAAGAAGCATGGCTTAATCAAAATGAGGTTAATGGTTTCATCATGACTAATGAATGATATTACAATTATGAACACTCAAGAACTTAATTCTGGAGGTCTTCTGGAGTCAGAGCCTATTCTGGGCTCTGGAATtccagagacaaagaaagaaacaattgctatGTCAAAGTCAAAGTTGAGAGGCACAAACAGACCCTTATTACACAAGTCTGAGAGTCTACTGATTCCACACCTTGGGTTCaaataaggtaatttttttatagatattttcCTACCTCCTTGACAACCTTGTCAAAACTGGATGGACCATCTTTTTGTGAAGGTTCAAGTCCTTGTTTTAACTCCTGTGAAAAGAATAAGAGAGTCAGGCTTCTGATGGTTTCAAACAGAGTAATCCAGACTGGTGTCTACTCCATAGCCCAGAAGTTCACTAATGACTTATAGGTATAATTATGatgactcttctttctttttttagtgttttttttttgcaaggcaatggggttaagtggcttgcccaaggtcacacagttaggcaattattaagtgtctgaggcaggatttgatctcaggtactcctgactccagggccagtgctctatccactgtgccacatagccgcccctaTGACGGCTTTTCTTAAAGTAAAGGGTCAAGCAGCAGTAGTCATTTGCAAGGACAGGGTTAGGACAGTTCATGCATAAAAATCAGCTCCAACATACCTCAGCCTTGTCATAATCCTGGTACCGctaaaaaggtggggggggggggggaagaaaaagattTGTGTCATTGTAAAATTCTGTGAGAATACAGAATGCACAAAACATACTAGTGGTGGCTGGTAAGATGCCATATGTATACTCCTGACCACATATTTTTCTCTGTCATTCAATCAATGATCATTACCAACCAAGTAGGCAGGAACAAGTGCGAGTAGACTAATTAGCTATACCACCAAATTTGGCATATGAATTTTAGATTGAAACAGTCCCAAGCTAGAGACATGTACAAAAAGCTGGTGGAATAATagcacaaaattaattttttttccatctataaagaTTAGAAAATACCAAAGAACATCAACTTTCCAAAGTTTGATCAGTTGAAGGCATAGAACTATTTAAACTGCTGTAATGTCTGAAagtttttaaagcaagaaaataacATTAGCAAACAGaatagaattatttcatttgatctttcaaACAGGTCTAAAAAGTTCAGATACAATCCAAAAGACCAATTGAAGGTTGCATGGCTCTCCCAGTGAACACATAAACTGGTACTGTGAGTTGAAGGGCAAGATCTGTCTGTCTATACTCTGAGAGAAGGCAGTATAGAAAAATTAGGTAAAGTTTCTGCTCAACAAGATTTTATAAAAGACAtgccaaaagaaaaatcacaatgaAAAAGGACATTATACAAGGacaacaacttttttaaaaaagattttatttattttgagttttacaattttccccctaatcttacttccctcccccacccccatagaaggcaatttcaagtcttttttaatttaatatttaattattctcattttgtacaaataattttttttatacattaataaaatattctgggggcggctaggtggcgcagtggataaagcactggccctggaatcaggagtacctgggttcaaatccagtctcagacacttaataattacctagctgtgtggccttgggcaagccacttaaccccatttgcgttgaaaaaacctaaaaaaaaaaaattctggttttaagagtaaacaaaatgcccctccccctaaaaaatatagattcgcttgagtgataaagtaaaaggggagagaaaaaaaaataaaatagtaataattgtaggtatggccaggtggtacagtggacggagtgccagccctggagccaggagcacctgagcccacaggtccaaatccggcctcggacaccctacgatcaccctgctatgcggcaccaggcaggccatccagacccatttgccctgcactccctgccaaataataataaaaaaatgttcttcagtctgtgatccaacaccaccaactctgttgcgggtggatcacattctttatgataagtccatcacaaaagttgcttctacatttttccactgttgccattgctgatcgtaacttcctccttctgtatttctccactaccatgtactatattttctctctcctttcactctgactctgctgtagggtatctgagtggcgcagcagacagatccatggccctggggccaagaggccccgagcccccctaccaccccttaggcccagaatccacctggccccatggtcctgggcaggccttccaatcccagccccttgcaagaagtaaaaagaaaatgtgttatatctgaacactctcccctccatggtccatcctctcctccttcattcacatccccaccccttccccctgctccccccccttcttactacagatgcctatacctcattgagtatatgtgctgtttcctttcctagccacctctgatgagagcaaaggttccctcattcccccttgccttccccccttccatatcactgcaatagctcattgtaataaagatcttattatatgaaatatcttggcttattccccccctccttttgctttctcccattacatttcccttttttctactgactctatttttacaccgtattttatcttcaaattcagctttctcctgtgcttcatctatagaatctccttctacctgctctgttaatgagaaggttcatatgagtattatcagtgtcatttttctatgcaggaatacatgcacagttcatcctcattaagtccctcatatttcccccctttcctccaatctctgcttcacctgagtcctgtatctgaagatcaaaccttctgttcagctctggccattccaacaggaacatttgaaattcccctggttcattcaaagtccatGGTTTTCCCCGGAGgagaacattcagttttgctgggtagttgattctcagttgcattctaagctcttttgccttctagtatattatattctaagccctacaagcttttaatgtagttgctgctaagtcctgtgagatcctgactgcagctccacagtatttgaattgtgtccttctggctgcttgtaatattttctctttgacttgggagttttggaacttggctataatattcctgggagttggttttttgggatctctttctcggggggggatcggtggattctatttctattttgccctctgcttctaggatatcagggcaattttcctgtagtaattctctgaaaatgatgtcaaggctcttttcctgatcatgtctttcaggtattccaatactttttaaattatctttcctaaatatgttttccatatcagttgttttttcaatgagatgtttcacatttttttctaattttccattcttttggttttgaagtattgagtcctgatttctcgtaaattcaagcaatctccctgaattctattctttgtctgaaggatttgttttcctccgagagctttcttatctctttttccatctggccaattctgctttttaaagcattcttctcctcaataactttttgaac
The Macrotis lagotis isolate mMagLag1 chromosome 3, bilby.v1.9.chrom.fasta, whole genome shotgun sequence genome window above contains:
- the MTCH2 gene encoding mitochondrial carrier homolog 2 isoform X1 codes for the protein MAEAASQVLLGSGLTILSQPLMYVKVLVQVGYEPLPPTMGRNIFGRQVYQLPGLFCYAQHIMSIDGKSGLFKGLTPRLCSGAIGTVVHSKVLQRYQDYDKAEELKQGLEPSQKDGPSSFDKVVKETTREMLARSAATLVTHPFHVITLRSMVQFIGRETKYCGLCDSIVTIYREEGFLGFFAGLIPRLLGDIISLWLCNSLAYLVNTYALESGVSTMNEMKSYSQAVTGFFASMLTYPFVLISNLMAVNNCGLAGGCPPYAPIYSSWLDCWCMLQKEGNMSRGNSLFFRKVPFGKTYCCDLRMLI
- the MTCH2 gene encoding mitochondrial carrier homolog 2 isoform X2 — translated: MGRNIFGRQVYQLPGLFCYAQHIMSIDGKSGLFKGLTPRLCSGAIGTVVHSKVLQRYQDYDKAEELKQGLEPSQKDGPSSFDKVVKETTREMLARSAATLVTHPFHVITLRSMVQFIGRETKYCGLCDSIVTIYREEGFLGFFAGLIPRLLGDIISLWLCNSLAYLVNTYALESGVSTMNEMKSYSQAVTGFFASMLTYPFVLISNLMAVNNCGLAGGCPPYAPIYSSWLDCWCMLQKEGNMSRGNSLFFRKVPFGKTYCCDLRMLI
- the MTCH2 gene encoding mitochondrial carrier homolog 2 isoform X3, with the protein product MLARSAATLVTHPFHVITLRSMVQFIGRETKYCGLCDSIVTIYREEGFLGFFAGLIPRLLGDIISLWLCNSLAYLVNTYALESGVSTMNEMKSYSQAVTGFFASMLTYPFVLISNLMAVNNCGLAGGCPPYAPIYSSWLDCWCMLQKEGNMSRGNSLFFRKVPFGKTYCCDLRMLI